One region of Culex pipiens pallens isolate TS chromosome 2, TS_CPP_V2, whole genome shotgun sequence genomic DNA includes:
- the LOC120415134 gene encoding uncharacterized protein LOC120415134: MSFPSWDVAFKYLVAPFLALHNPTELRLDKMSQHLRKVYKASYRKRKREEREEERQLADEPTAAPVDNAERKRRYRRRKRAAEGGGERGDEFPEGSGAGPSVSNPGKRRRQGRVGDATEGSTASGSTSAERMRRLRERRRTGQTTFGRSEQGGATADVTFVAGGVRRGGRRGIADISVPNLASENPEQGIYPPMEADTISLHDPVVQIDEEEMPSNSAPSQSDSISDGASQEPGPRNASRPNYDRATLEFRKLFVENSFGAVCSVCDRLWFKNDLKPITEAGGNVLVQAGDFDSTEGFMVCQTCNSSLNRGKVPTLSKSNGFVYPPIPPGLPKLDMISKRLISPRFIFLVIRRLCHALGNYGIIGQVINVPVDVEEMVRVLPRDLDNDCAINVSFKKHTAHKSSHYSGWVCKGTVYAWLKYLVTTPLYKREGITFDEERLNAFGADPQEGPSRAEEAMPLDIIDDEAELLASMQQTAMWNEDMYLELCPTMNRMPSSILYDENAEELSNPDIYFGVPTTIKQGVQATVFNKASSEARRADRRGARPDHILAMAMKVLYCRMIEGLKCHFKSVGTDNVTRAQLSDPEFQRNMMEIGLAFFKGIPNSVQYWQGRKQDLFAMIRQLGKPTMFLTLSASETQWEELLKVLHKLSSDYDDLELADPLSELSAFQKAKLVVEDPVTCVAYIDKLVDVIMRILKSKRFSPFGKYYVVDYFKRIEFQQRGSAHAHIMLWCANDPREDVSEDMPATIEMINTLCSIDAFRWLGPLLGKKQEHAHTRTCYKHNDKRCRFNIPYWPMNEDRVLVPLPADDSRRSALKKRALEFREILETKTFETLEDFLADCECTEEYYLEVIRAWLQRPAFFFKRPMNQLYMNPFNVWIGGVLRSNSDLQFIMDEYSCASYLVDYVNKTNRGISAFHRELLELQEQYPDYDYQGLLKKLGVRVLNSVEMCSQEAAWILLRLPMSEASRKIEFVPTMWPNERTRCRKRHQQMDDEGLDDDSTDVWTRNIVQKYEDRDGLEDVCLADFVAWYAPMKSTKNSYKLRGTAKILRWRGYPMSEMVEYKREAVLLFLPFRNERVDLLDQNKFLQLYDSHETELIAKRKEYDCELNLEQTVEEYLRIIAQEGDGEQERAATEKHNEYVRSIDMQPNNDDIENLPTSALRAIVKQRSNVMPKADYCAWMRQANEKQRMLILHIIHRLTSFDPEIPAMQIFLTGPAGSGKTFTLRLMMETYNRYSQGHNSRNNAYIACASTGKAAVNIDGVTVHRAYRIAISRQSDSKLSPEWLQTYRNEFRNVKLHIVDEVSMLSAGNFRTMHIRLQDIHLDYLHPFADQDVTFTGDLHQLNPVNALPIYKAPRNSIGGSWLWDYIRLYELDQVMRQTDVVFSTILTAIGEGKKLTDEQKTLIESRFKSVEDCQREAPNAVWLFHQNVDVDRFNREALSGLEGLDCLADDMITGHSTSAQATSARTKLHKMSTAQTSGLPYMVRFCIGKPYMITTNIDGDDNLVNGAIGELKYVEMRENDAGEEVIYRLWLQFDTEKIGTIARSKAQAVVNARPHLLQQDWTPITKQHVNIALGGTIKCKRIQFPIASACSMTIHKSQGGTFPKVVYQYSRSQEQRLVYVALSRVTSLEGLYLTYADNPSLDPSKEKPVFHHAKANNSPAMRELRDEYKRLRNNRYRTIGDDFSEVLASSGPACTLMTINVQSLSAHHQDISIDSILTSVDYLALSETWLDDNSSVEIEGYTCVVQSKRDDARSGGVAIYRKTTTKTSMAVPYTPELVSQDRDELFGVADKYGDVCAATVDVMGTEVLLFSVYIIPGTTLKQKGWFLARKLLQTARTGLPMVVTGDFNVDVSKRENVEFIKFMGEHFQLSLANDVRQTTTNRGTVLDLTFTRGIHVASNSRYVCYFSYHRPMLSVLRTEEPEPSQLH, encoded by the exons ATGAGCTTCCCATCTTGGGATGTAGCATTCAAGTACCTAGTAGCACCATTTTTGGCGCTTCATAACCCTACTGAACTGCGGCTAGACAAGATGTCCCAGCATTTGCGGAAGGTGTACAAGGCGTCCTATCGGAAGCGGAAGAGAGAGGAGAGAGAGGAGGAGAGGCAGTTGGCGGATGAGCCTACCGCGGCGCCAGTGGACAACGCTGAACGCAAAAGGCGGTACAGGCGACGGAAGCGAGCTGCTGAAGGAGGTGGAGAGCGCGGGGATGAGTTCCCGGAAGGTTCTGGGGCTGGACCGTCGGTGTCCAATCCAGGAAAGCGGAGGCGGCAGGGGCGAGTGGGAGATGCAACGGAAGGGTCGACTGCGTCTGGCAGCACTTCTGCTGAACGTATGAGACGGTTGCGGGAGAGGAGGAGGACTGGACAGACAACGTTCGGTCGGAGCGAGCAAGGAGGTGCTACCGCGGATGTTACTTTCGTTGCTGGAGGTGTGCGACGGGGTGGTAGACGAGGAATCGCGGACATTTCGGTTCCAAATTTGGCATCGGAGAATCCCGAACAGG GGATTTATCCGCCCATGGAGGCAGACACAATAAGCCTCCATGATCCGGTGGTGCAGATTGATGAAGAAG aaATGCCATCAAATTCTGCACCAAGTCAGTCGGATAGCATTTCAGATGGGGCAAGCCAGG AGCCAGGTCCTCGCAATGCAAGCAGACCGAACTACGACAGGGCCACTCTTGAGTTCCGTAAGCTTTTCGTTGAGAACTCGTTTGGTGCTGTGTGCAGCGTTTGCGACAGACTTTGGTTCAAGAACGACCTGAAGCCCATCACTGAAGCTGGGGGAAATGTACTGGTACAAGCCGGCGACTTTGATTCAACCGAAGGTTTCATGGTGTGCCAAACCTGCAACAGCAGCTTGAATCGTGGAAAGGTCCCAACCCTGTCCAAAAGCAACGGATTTGTTTACCCGCCGATTCCACCGGGTCTTCCCAAACTGGATATGATCAGCAAGCGGCTGATTTCTCCCCGTTTCATCTTTCTGGTGATTCGTCGTCTGTGTCATGCTTTGGGCAACTATGGTATCATTGGGCAGGTGATCAACGTGCCGGTAGACGTTGAGGAGATGGTTCGGGTTCTTCCTCGCGATCTTGATAATGACTGTGCGATTAATGTGAGCTTCAAGAAGCACACTGCACACAAATCGAGCCATTACTCGGGGTGGGTTTGCAAGGGGACTGTTTATGCTTGGCTCAAGTATCTCGTAACTACTCCGTTGTATAAACGTGAGGGCATTACTTTTGACGAAGAACGATTGAATGCGTTCGGAGCAGATCCACAGGAGGGTCCCTCGCGGGCGGAAGAAGCCATGCCACTGGATATCATCGATGATGAAGCCGAGCTGTTGGCTAGCATGCAACAAACTGCGATGTGGAACGAAGACATGTACCTGGAGCTTTGCCCTACCATGAACCGAATGCCCTCGAGTATTTTGTACGATGAGAATGCTGAGGAGTTGAGCAATCCCGACATATACTTTGGGGTCCCGACAACGATCAAGCAAGGCGTACAAGCTACTGTGTTCAACAAGGCGAGCAGTGAAGCTAGGCGAGCTGACAGGCGGGGTGCTCGTCCAGATCACATTCTGGCCATGGCCATGAAGGTGTTATACTGCCGTATGATTGAAGGGCTCAAATGTCACTTCAAATCTGTGGGAACAGATAACGTCACACGTGCCCAGCTCAGCGATCCAGAGTTCCAGAGGAATATGATGGAGATTGGCTTGGCTTTCTTCAAAGGGATACCGAACTCTGTGCAGTACTGGCAAGGACGCAAACAGGACCTCTTCGCCATGATTCGACAGTTGGGTAAACCAACAATGTTTCTCACCTTGAGCGCCAGTGAAACTCAATGGGAAGAACTGTTGAAGGTGCTGCACAAATTGTCCAGTGACTACGATGACCTTGAATTGGCCGACCCGCTGTCGGAGTTAAGCGCGTTTCAAAAGGCAAAGTTGGTCGTTGAAGATCCTGTGACGTGTGTTGCATACATCGACAAGCTTGTTGACGTCATAATGCGCATCTTGAAGTCCAAACGGTTCAGTCCATTTGGTAAATACTACGTTGTGGATTACTTCAAGCGGATCGAGTTTCAACAACGTGGTAGCGCGCATGCCCACATCATGCTCTGGTGTGCAAACGATCCTCGTGAGGACGTTTCCGAGGACATGCCCGCCACCATTGAAATGATCAACACTCTCTGCTCCATCGATGCCTTCCGTTGGTTGGGACCACTGCTTGGCAAGAAGCAAGAGCACGCTCACACACGTACATGTTACAAACACAACGATAAACGTTGTCGTTTCAACATTCCGTACTGGCCGATGAACGAGGATCGGGTATTGGTGCCCCTTCCGGCTGATGACAGTCGTCGTTCTGCACTGAAGAAACGTGCTCTCGAGTTTCGTGAGATTCTGGAAACGAAGACTTTCGAAACTCTCGAAGACTTTCTGGCCGATTGTGAGTGTACCGAGGAATACTACCTCGAAGTGATTCGTGCATGGCTACAGCGACCAGCGTTCTTCTTCAAGCGTCCGATGAATCAGCTCTACATGAATCCATTCAACGTTTGGATTGGCGGTGTACTTCGCTCCAACAGTGATCTGCAGTTCATCATGGACGAGTACTCGTGCGCCTCTTATTTGGTTGATTACGTCAACAAGACAAATCGAGGCATCAGCGCGTTTCACCGAGAGCTTCTCGAGCTGCAGGAGCAGTATCCCGACTACGACTATCAAGGCTTGCTGAAGAAGTTGGGCGTGAGAGTACTCAACAGTGTTGAGATGTGCTCACAGGAAGCAGCGTGGATCTTGCTCCGGTTACCAATGTCCGAAGCAAGccggaaaatcgaatttgtgccgACAATGTGGCCAAATGAGAGAACCCGATGCCGGAAGCGACACCAGCAGATGGACGACGAGGGACTCGACGACGACTCAACGGACGTATGGACCAGAAACATCGTCCAGAAGTATGAGGACCGCGATGGATTGGAGGATGTGTGCCTGGCTGATTTCGTCGCATGGTATGCACCGATGAAAAGCACCAAAAACAGCTACAAGCTGCGAGGCACTGCCAAAATCCTGCGATGGCGAGGATACCCGATGAGCGAAATGGTCGAGTACAAGCGAGAGGCAGTGCTCCTGTTTTTGCCGTTCCGGAATGAACGAGTCGACCTGCTGGACCAGAACAAATTCCTCCAATTGTACGATTCGCATGAGACAGAGCTCATCGCGAAACGTAAGGAATACGATTGTGAGTTGAATTTGGAGCAGACCGTTGAGGAATACCTCCGAATAATCGCACAGGAAGGCGATGGCGAGCAAGAGAGAGCCGCCACGGAGAAGCACAACGAGTACGTGAGGAGCATCGACATGCAGCCAAACAACGATGACATCGAAAACCTGCCGACTTCTGCACTGCGAGCGATTGTGAAACAACGTTCGAATGTCATGCCAAAAGCTGACTACTGTGCCTGGATGCGGCAGGCTAACGAGAAGCAGCGCATGTTGATCCTCCACATCATCCATCGACTGACGAGCTTTGATCCTGAAATTCCAGCGATGCAGATCTTCCTGACTGGACCAGCGGGTAGTGGTAAAACGTTCACACTGCGTCTGATGATGGAAACCTATAACCGGTACAGCCAAGGTCACAACTCTCGCAACAACGCGTATATTGCATGTGCGTCGACAGGCAAAGCCGCCGTTAACATTGACGGTGTTACGGTCCATCGTGCCTACCGCATTGCAATATCGCGCCAGAGTGACTCAAAGCTTAGCCCTGAATGGCTGCAGACGTACCGAAATGAATTCCGGAACGTGAAGCTCCACATTGTAGATGAAGTTAGTATGCTTAGCGCAGGTAACTTCAGAACAATGCACATACGTTTGCAGGATATTCATTTGGATTACCTTCACCCATTCGCTGACCAGGACGTTACGTTTACCGGAGATTTACATCAGCTGAATCCAGTCAATGCTTTACCAATCTATAAGGCTCCGAGAAATTCGATTGGTGGATCTTGGCTGTGGGATTACATCCGACTGTACGAGTTGGATCAGGTCATGCGTCAGACCGATGTGGTGTTCTCCACCATCCTCACCGCGATTGGCGAAGGCAAGAAACTGACGGATGAACAGAAGACGCTGATCGAGAGTCGGTTCAAGTCAGTGGAGGACTGCCAACGGGAAGCTCCCAACGCCGTTTGGCTGTTCCATCAAAACGTTGATGTCGATCGGTTCAACAGAGAAGCGTTGAGTGGGCTCGAGGGTCTGGACTGTCTTGCCGACGATATGATCACAGGTCACAGCACATCCGCTCAGGCAACCAGTGCACGAAcgaaattacataaaatgagCACAGCCCAAACGAGTGGGCTGCCATATATGGTTCGTTTTTGCATTGGAAAGCCCTACATGATCACTACCAACATCGATGGCGATGATAATCTGGTAAACGGAGCAATCGGCGAGCTGAAGTATGTGGAGATGCGGGAAAACGACGCCGGCGAAGAAGTGATCTACAGACTCTGGTTGCAATTCGATACGGAGAAAATCGGAACCATTGCAAGATCTAAGGCGCAGGCAGTCGTTAACGCCCGACCCCATCTCCTGCAGCAGGATTGGACCCCCATCACGAAGCAGCACGTGAACATCGCTCTTGGAGGTACGATCAAATGCAAGCGGATTCAATTTCCGATTGCGAGTGCCTGTTCCATGACAATCCACAAGTCACAAGGTGGAACTTTCCCCAAGGTCGTTTACCAGTACAGTCGCTCGCAGGAGCAAAGGCTGGTGTACGTTGCTTTGTCACGGGTTACTTCGCTGGAAGGACTCTACTTGACCTACGCGGACAATCCCTCTCTAGATCCGTCTAAGGAAAAGCCTGTGTTCCACCACGCCAAGGCAAACAACTCTCCAGCGATGCGTGAGTTGCGGGACGAATACAAGCGCTTGAGGAATAACCGTTATCGAACGATCGGAGACGATTTTTCTGAGGTGTTGGCGAGTAGTGGACCAGCATGCACCCTGATGACAATCAACGTCCAAAGCTTGAGCGCTCATCACCAGGATATATCGATCGATTCCATACTGACCAGTGTAGACTACTTGGCCCTAAGCGAGACGTGGTTGGATGATAACTCCTCGGTCGAGATTGAAGGCTACACTTGTGTTGTCCAGTCCAAAAGGGATGACGCAAGATCTGGCGGTGTGGCAATTTATCGAAAGACGACGACCAAAACCAGCATGGCAGTCCCGTATACTCCCGAATTGGTGAGTCAAGATCGAGACGAACTTTTCGGTGTGGCAGATAAATACGGTGACGTTTGCGCTGCTACAGTGGATGTGATGGGCACTGAGGTACTGCTGTTCTCGGTGTACATCATCCCAGGAACCACACTGAAGCAGAAAGGTTGGTTTTTGGCACGGAAGTTGCTCCAGACTGCCCGCACTGGTTTGCCAATGGTAGTAACCGGTGATTTTAATGTCGACGTTTCCAAACGAGAAAATGTCGAATTCATTAAGTTTATGGGCGAGCACTTCCAACTATCCTTAGCTAACGACGTGAGACAGACGACCACAAATCGTGGAACGGTCCTTGATCTCACATTTACCAGAGGCATACATGTGGCGAGCAATTCGCGGTAtgtatgctatttttcctaccaCAGACCCATGCTGTCTGTACTACGAACTGAAGAACCCGAGCCATCTCAGTTGCATTGA